One genomic window of Corallococcus caeni includes the following:
- a CDS encoding MBL fold metallo-hydrolase gives MSRPPVYLKQNVVAEPLHNQWYAWWFLASPMTAPLFVANLHVKIMESFVANPAIHVAALKSPALRGGPYLNCGVERVGEVKALLERTLQEESLAMRYAAAMRELDALLASAEGYSLEELYPRVPDLLRGYVELTYDLRNRASARFFEPLLYRSPFHRESSQSVSLRLVHGDARPYVFSTPRLDDSREGDLQVRLPFRHEAWDTLFAMRRTPAPLEAVRDALGIAPQDGDTFATFFTPEPPRPAPRYDGDGVRVRYFGHACVLIESRHVSVLTDPVVSYDFPTDLPRFTFADLPERIDYVLLTHGHADHLMFEPLLQLRHRIGTVVVPAGGGGALVDPSLKLMLQHAGFRNVVTLSELESLPVPGGELVGLPFLGEHGDLDVRGKLAHLVRLEGKALLMAADSNALEPRLYEHVQPYVGPIDMMWLGMESEGGPLSWMYGPLLPAPLSRKMDQSRRLNGSNAARAIDIVQRLKPRQVRIYAMGREPWLGHVMVMGYHEQSPQLVESRKLLAHCREHGVDADMPYGQAESFLR, from the coding sequence ATGTCGCGCCCCCCGGTGTACCTGAAGCAGAACGTCGTCGCCGAGCCGCTCCACAACCAATGGTACGCATGGTGGTTCCTGGCGTCGCCCATGACGGCGCCGCTGTTCGTCGCGAACCTCCACGTGAAAATCATGGAGTCCTTCGTCGCGAACCCCGCCATCCACGTCGCGGCGCTCAAGAGCCCCGCGCTGCGCGGCGGCCCCTACCTGAACTGCGGCGTGGAGCGGGTGGGGGAGGTGAAGGCGCTGCTGGAGCGCACGCTCCAGGAGGAGTCGCTGGCCATGCGGTACGCGGCCGCGATGCGCGAGCTGGACGCGCTGCTCGCCTCCGCGGAGGGCTACTCGCTGGAGGAGCTGTACCCGCGCGTGCCGGACCTGCTGCGCGGCTACGTGGAGCTCACGTATGACCTGCGAAACCGCGCGTCCGCGCGCTTCTTCGAGCCGCTGCTCTACCGCAGCCCCTTCCACCGCGAGTCCTCGCAGAGCGTATCCCTGCGGCTGGTGCACGGGGACGCGCGTCCGTATGTCTTCAGCACGCCCCGGCTGGACGACTCGCGCGAGGGCGACCTCCAGGTGCGCCTGCCCTTCCGGCACGAGGCCTGGGACACGCTGTTCGCGATGCGGCGCACGCCGGCCCCGCTGGAGGCGGTGCGCGACGCGCTGGGGATTGCCCCCCAGGACGGGGACACCTTCGCCACCTTCTTCACGCCCGAGCCGCCCCGGCCCGCCCCGCGCTACGACGGCGACGGGGTGCGCGTGCGCTACTTCGGCCACGCGTGCGTGCTGATTGAGTCCCGCCACGTGAGCGTGCTCACGGACCCGGTGGTGAGCTACGACTTCCCCACCGACCTGCCGCGCTTCACCTTCGCGGACCTGCCGGAGCGCATCGACTACGTGCTGCTCACGCACGGCCACGCGGACCACCTGATGTTCGAGCCGCTGCTCCAGCTGCGCCACCGCATCGGCACGGTGGTGGTGCCCGCGGGAGGCGGCGGCGCGCTGGTGGACCCGTCGCTGAAGCTGATGCTCCAGCACGCGGGCTTCCGCAACGTGGTGACGCTGTCGGAGCTGGAGTCGCTGCCGGTGCCGGGTGGCGAGCTGGTGGGCCTCCCGTTCCTGGGCGAGCACGGCGACCTGGACGTGCGCGGCAAGCTGGCGCACCTGGTGCGGCTGGAGGGCAAGGCGCTGCTCATGGCGGCGGACTCCAACGCGCTGGAGCCCCGGCTGTACGAGCACGTGCAGCCGTACGTGGGCCCCATCGACATGATGTGGCTGGGCATGGAGTCGGAGGGCGGGCCGCTCAGCTGGATGTACGGGCCGCTGTTGCCCGCGCCGCTGTCGCGGAAGATGGACCAGTCGCGGCGGCTCAACGGCTCCAACGCGGCGCGCGCCATCGACATCGTCCAGCGGCTCAAGCCCCGGCAGGTGCGCATCTACGCCATGGGCCGCGAGCCGTGGCTGGGCCACGTGATGGTGATGGGCTACCACGAGCAGTCCCCGCAGCTGGTGGAGTCGCGCAAGCTGCTGGCGCACTGCCGGGAGCACGGCGTGGACGCGGACATGCCCTACGGCCAGGCGGAGTCCTTCCTCCGGTGA
- a CDS encoding ABC transporter ATP-binding protein: MTAPDRGSVSVRRLLGLAWEERRALGVGLFFLVVATALSLVLPQALRVIVDEALGAKDQTVIDRMALGLVVVFAVRAVSDALRFYFFNTAGERAVARLREELFARLVDQEVAFFDMRRTGELTSRLTADTTVLQHAVSNNIATALRSGAQAVGGLTMLFYTSPSLALLMVAVVPPVAIAGVVVGRRIRQASRQVQAALAEATGVADEVFTGIRTVRAFAAERHEVARYRGRLSQVLSLMYQRSRLSAAFMAGSGFGGLLAAALVLWYGSRLMIRGDLSVGSLTSFLAYTLLVSTALSGLTDLWGDFMRASGSAERVFEMIDRVPAIPLEGGERPSSLAGRVSFRDVRFAYPSRLDVPVLQGLDLELAPGEVVALVGPSGGGKSTIAALLARLYDPQAGGIWVDGHDLRALDPGWLRRHLGAVAQEPLLFSCSIADNIRYGRPDATDAEVEAAARAANAHDFIQRFPDGYRTEVGERGVQLSGGQKQRVAIARAVLKDPRILVLDEATSALDAESEHLVQEALERLMQGRTTLIIAHRLSTVANSHRVLVLEGGRVVQSGSHAALMAQEGLYRRLVERQFVAA; this comes from the coding sequence GTGACGGCCCCCGACCGTGGTTCCGTCTCCGTGCGCCGCCTGCTGGGGCTGGCCTGGGAGGAGCGCCGCGCGCTGGGCGTGGGGCTCTTCTTCCTGGTGGTGGCCACGGCGCTGTCGCTGGTGCTCCCGCAGGCGTTGCGCGTCATCGTCGACGAGGCGCTGGGCGCGAAGGACCAGACGGTCATCGACCGCATGGCGCTGGGGCTCGTCGTCGTGTTCGCGGTGCGCGCGGTGTCGGATGCGCTGCGCTTCTACTTCTTCAACACCGCGGGGGAGCGCGCCGTGGCGCGGCTGCGCGAGGAGCTGTTCGCCCGGCTGGTGGACCAGGAGGTGGCCTTCTTCGACATGCGCCGCACGGGGGAGCTGACCAGCCGGCTCACCGCGGACACCACCGTGCTGCAGCACGCGGTCAGCAACAACATCGCCACGGCGCTGCGCAGCGGCGCGCAGGCGGTGGGCGGCCTGACGATGCTCTTCTACACGTCGCCGTCGCTGGCGCTCCTGATGGTGGCGGTGGTGCCGCCGGTGGCCATCGCGGGCGTCGTGGTGGGGCGGCGCATCCGCCAGGCCTCGCGCCAGGTGCAGGCGGCGCTGGCGGAGGCCACGGGCGTCGCGGACGAGGTCTTCACCGGCATCCGCACCGTGCGCGCCTTCGCCGCGGAACGCCACGAGGTGGCGCGCTACCGGGGGCGCCTGTCGCAGGTGCTGTCGCTGATGTATCAGCGCTCGCGCCTGTCCGCGGCCTTCATGGCGGGCAGCGGCTTTGGCGGCCTCCTCGCGGCGGCGCTGGTGCTCTGGTACGGCAGCCGGCTGATGATCCGCGGAGACCTGTCCGTGGGCAGCCTCACGTCGTTCCTCGCGTACACGCTGCTGGTGTCCACGGCGCTGAGCGGGCTGACGGACCTGTGGGGGGACTTCATGCGCGCGTCGGGCTCCGCGGAGCGCGTGTTCGAGATGATCGACCGCGTGCCCGCCATCCCGCTGGAGGGCGGGGAGCGGCCCTCCTCGCTGGCGGGGCGGGTGTCGTTCCGGGACGTGCGCTTCGCCTATCCCTCGCGGCTGGACGTGCCGGTGCTCCAGGGGCTGGACCTGGAGCTGGCGCCGGGTGAGGTGGTGGCGCTGGTGGGGCCGTCGGGCGGGGGCAAGTCCACCATCGCCGCGCTGCTCGCGCGCCTGTACGACCCGCAGGCGGGGGGCATCTGGGTGGACGGGCATGACCTGCGCGCGTTGGACCCGGGCTGGCTGCGCCGGCACCTGGGCGCGGTGGCGCAGGAGCCGCTGCTGTTCTCGTGCTCCATCGCGGACAACATCCGCTACGGCCGCCCGGATGCCACGGACGCGGAGGTGGAGGCCGCCGCCCGGGCCGCGAACGCGCACGACTTCATCCAGCGCTTCCCGGACGGCTACCGCACGGAGGTGGGCGAGCGCGGCGTGCAGCTGTCCGGCGGCCAGAAGCAGCGCGTGGCCATTGCCCGGGCGGTGCTGAAGGACCCGCGCATCCTGGTGCTGGACGAGGCGACGTCCGCGCTGGACGCGGAGAGCGAGCACCTGGTGCAGGAGGCGCTGGAGCGGCTGATGCAGGGCCGCACCACGCTCATCATCGCCCACCGCCTGTCCACCGTGGCCAACTCGCACCGGGTGCTGGTGCTGGAGGGAGGCCGGGTGGTGCAGAGCGGCAGCCACGCGGCGCTGATGGCCCAGGAGGGGCTCTACCGGCGCCTGGTGGAGCGGCAGTTCGTGGCGGCCTGA
- a CDS encoding TerB family tellurite resistance protein: protein MAAPLPPESQFHIEVIKLLLQVATSDDRVTREEIDSIIDTARGFSVPLTELSALTRCLQEGLPLPPPNLGVLREDPKAVLDAVHALIAGDGHVHESEIEMARQIRELLGIAP from the coding sequence ATGGCTGCCCCGCTGCCCCCTGAGTCCCAGTTCCACATCGAAGTCATCAAGCTCCTGCTCCAGGTGGCCACCAGCGACGACCGCGTCACCCGCGAGGAGATTGACTCCATCATCGACACCGCGCGCGGCTTCAGCGTGCCCCTGACGGAGCTCAGCGCCCTCACCCGCTGCCTCCAGGAGGGCCTCCCGCTCCCGCCGCCGAACCTGGGCGTCCTGCGCGAGGACCCCAAGGCCGTCCTCGACGCCGTCCACGCCCTCATCGCGGGCGACGGCCACGTGCACGAGTCCGAGATCGAGATGGCCCGGCAGATCCGCGAGCTGCTCGGCATCGCGCCCTGA
- a CDS encoding helix-turn-helix transcriptional regulator — protein MGKARKFLSREQALISELKEALGEARTLEDVYEALSQALLTLCEADHLAVGCANPDGTAGLQWKTNTVQPLLKNYADWVQDDFVFQSTLVHPNQVLSDVQMLRGKPLSETESFRRSQGAGLKLKRVLASLLFTEEKELKGGIAMYRESAQPFSLRAQWFLQQIIPYITRTVARLQEFYALRFERDLLKAIAMGSSPVLVLNSLGRKVADTGPAIPLLERWFAPHELSDGVPREWMERVMALSRFDVAVDPRLESLTLERGAERMDVTFSQSSVIWGGRKLWQVRMHERAHWLRPDWKAKLTAQELRVADCLHEGLANKEIAPRVGCSVETVKVHIKSIFEKTRTHSRAEFVAKGRRS, from the coding sequence ATGGGCAAGGCACGGAAGTTCCTGTCACGTGAGCAGGCGTTGATTTCGGAGTTGAAGGAAGCGCTGGGGGAGGCGCGGACCCTCGAGGACGTCTACGAGGCCCTCTCCCAGGCGCTGCTCACGCTGTGCGAGGCGGACCACCTCGCGGTGGGCTGCGCGAATCCGGATGGGACGGCGGGGCTGCAATGGAAGACGAACACCGTCCAACCCCTCCTCAAGAATTACGCGGACTGGGTGCAGGATGACTTCGTCTTCCAGTCCACGTTGGTGCACCCCAACCAGGTGCTCAGTGACGTCCAGATGCTCCGGGGCAAGCCCCTGTCGGAGACGGAGTCCTTCCGGCGCAGCCAGGGCGCGGGGCTGAAGCTGAAGCGCGTGCTGGCGTCGCTCCTGTTCACGGAGGAAAAGGAGCTGAAGGGCGGCATCGCGATGTATCGGGAGTCCGCCCAGCCGTTCTCGCTCCGGGCGCAGTGGTTCCTGCAGCAGATCATCCCGTACATCACCCGGACGGTGGCCCGGCTCCAGGAGTTCTACGCCCTGCGCTTCGAGCGGGACCTCCTGAAGGCCATCGCCATGGGCTCCAGCCCGGTGCTGGTGTTGAACAGCCTGGGGCGGAAGGTCGCGGACACGGGGCCGGCCATCCCTCTGCTGGAGCGGTGGTTCGCGCCCCACGAACTCAGCGACGGGGTACCCCGGGAATGGATGGAGCGGGTGATGGCGCTGTCGCGCTTCGACGTCGCGGTGGATCCCCGGCTGGAGTCGCTCACGCTGGAGCGGGGCGCGGAACGGATGGACGTGACGTTCAGCCAGTCCTCCGTCATCTGGGGCGGCCGCAAGCTGTGGCAGGTGCGCATGCACGAGCGTGCCCACTGGCTGCGCCCGGACTGGAAGGCGAAGCTCACCGCCCAGGAGTTGCGCGTGGCGGACTGCCTCCACGAAGGCCTGGCGAACAAGGAGATTGCTCCCCGGGTGGGCTGCTCCGTGGAGACGGTGAAGGTCCACATCAAGTCCATCTTCGAGAAGACCCGTACCCACAGCCGCGCGGAATTCGTCGCCAAGGGCCGGCGCTCATAG
- a CDS encoding alpha/beta hydrolase, which translates to MSTKKYRVHWVRLFALALVLGVLGTGAFTAVRGLRTARGLVHPARVPVTRPSGTDALPGLEDVSFQAAGRVLRGWYVPSRDGTAAVLVHGFADNRTRVLFEARTLAAGGHGVLLFDLHGQGESEGDGVGWGDSEREDVRAALAFVRARPDVTAGRVGLFGFSMGGTTALLVAQEDARVKAVAVAGAFPDLAGDMGSHYGLSTWAVLWGLRREGIDVDAVRPVDGMCRMEGRPLLLINGGSDPDGPQKLDGSLYRAACEPKEQWVVPEAAHGEYAQKDPEGYARKLREFFDRAL; encoded by the coding sequence GTGTCCACGAAGAAGTACCGCGTCCATTGGGTCCGGCTGTTCGCGCTGGCGCTCGTCCTTGGCGTGCTGGGCACGGGCGCCTTCACGGCGGTGCGGGGCCTGCGCACGGCGCGCGGGCTGGTGCACCCGGCGCGCGTCCCGGTGACGCGGCCCTCCGGCACGGACGCGCTGCCGGGCCTGGAGGACGTGTCGTTCCAGGCGGCGGGACGGGTCCTTCGCGGGTGGTACGTGCCGTCGCGCGACGGGACGGCGGCGGTGCTGGTGCACGGCTTCGCGGACAACCGCACGCGGGTGCTCTTCGAGGCGCGGACACTGGCGGCCGGGGGCCACGGGGTGCTGCTGTTCGACCTGCACGGCCAGGGAGAGAGCGAAGGCGACGGCGTCGGCTGGGGCGACAGTGAGCGTGAGGACGTGCGCGCGGCCCTGGCGTTCGTGCGGGCCCGGCCCGACGTGACGGCGGGCCGGGTGGGCCTGTTCGGCTTCTCCATGGGAGGCACGACGGCGCTGCTGGTGGCGCAGGAGGACGCGCGCGTGAAGGCGGTAGCGGTGGCCGGTGCGTTCCCGGACCTGGCGGGCGACATGGGCTCGCACTACGGCCTGAGCACCTGGGCGGTGCTGTGGGGACTGCGCCGGGAAGGCATCGACGTGGACGCGGTGCGGCCGGTGGACGGCATGTGCCGAATGGAGGGACGGCCGCTGCTGCTCATCAACGGAGGCAGCGACCCGGACGGCCCCCAGAAGCTGGACGGAAGCCTCTACCGCGCGGCCTGCGAGCCCAAGGAGCAGTGGGTGGTGCCAGAAGCGGCCCACGGCGAGTACGCCCAGAAGGACCCTGAAGGCTACGCACGCAAGCTGCGGGAGTTCTTCGACCGCGCGCTATGA
- a CDS encoding TIGR01777 family oxidoreductase, translating into MKVVIPGGTGQVGALLARAFLARGDDVVLISRGGRGEARTVSWDGRTLGDWAREVDGADAVINLAGRSVNCRYTEENLRQMMDSRVDSTRVVGQAIQRAAKPPRVWLQMSTATLYAHRLDAPNDEATGIIGGNEPDVPAYWKRSIDIAQAWERTLAEADTPHTRKVALRTAMVMSPDKEGIFDVLLGLTRRGLGGPAGSGRQYVSWIHGQDFVRAVMLLLEREDLDGPVNLAAPNPLPQRELMAKLREAAHVSVGLPAAKWMLEVGAFFMRTDTELLLKSRRVVPGRLLDAGFTFEYPDWGTAVKNLVERWRAGGGPVRS; encoded by the coding sequence ATGAAGGTCGTGATTCCGGGTGGCACGGGACAGGTGGGCGCACTGCTGGCGCGGGCGTTCCTCGCGCGAGGGGACGACGTCGTCCTCATCAGCCGGGGAGGCCGGGGCGAGGCACGCACGGTGTCCTGGGACGGGCGCACGCTGGGTGATTGGGCGCGGGAGGTGGACGGCGCCGACGCGGTCATCAACCTGGCGGGACGCAGCGTGAACTGCCGCTACACGGAGGAGAACCTGCGCCAGATGATGGACTCGCGGGTGGACTCCACGCGAGTGGTGGGACAGGCCATCCAGCGGGCCGCGAAGCCGCCGCGCGTGTGGCTGCAGATGAGTACCGCGACGCTGTACGCGCACCGGCTGGACGCGCCCAATGACGAGGCCACCGGAATCATCGGAGGCAACGAGCCGGACGTGCCGGCGTACTGGAAGCGCAGCATCGACATCGCGCAGGCCTGGGAGCGCACGCTGGCGGAAGCGGACACGCCCCACACGCGCAAGGTGGCGCTGCGCACGGCGATGGTGATGAGCCCGGACAAGGAGGGCATCTTCGACGTGCTCCTGGGCCTGACGCGCCGGGGGCTGGGCGGCCCGGCGGGGAGCGGCCGGCAGTACGTGTCGTGGATCCACGGCCAGGACTTCGTGCGCGCGGTGATGCTGCTGCTGGAGCGCGAGGACCTGGACGGGCCGGTGAACCTGGCCGCGCCGAATCCCCTGCCCCAGCGGGAGCTGATGGCGAAGCTGCGCGAGGCGGCGCACGTGAGCGTGGGGTTGCCGGCGGCGAAGTGGATGCTGGAGGTGGGCGCGTTCTTCATGCGCACGGACACGGAGCTGCTGCTCAAGAGCCGCCGCGTGGTGCCCGGGAGGCTGCTGGACGCGGGCTTCACCTTCGAGTACCCCGACTGGGGAACCGCCGTGAAGAACCTCGTCGAGCGCTGGCGCGCGGGCGGCGGGCCCGTCCGGAGCTGA
- a CDS encoding endonuclease I family protein, translating into MIIPSRPLSAPRTSTASSSAPASTARTPKAFSSVSTFEAGAPAKKAPTTPVPPPQVPVEDVPPSKPDPRYDGLKDQALINALHDAVSKHKDLGYNGARKIIFTTLDNHDGKVKCVYTGKEVVTNKIPSSNVMNTEHTWPQSKGATGAAKADLHHLFPTDSKANSIRGNWPFGTVKNVKWTENGAKFGTDEKGRTVFEPPDEHKGNVARALFYFSTVYNKHIPADDEAVLKQWNTLDKVDAAEVKRNDAIETYQQNRNPFVDDASLADRIADF; encoded by the coding sequence ATGATCATCCCGTCCCGCCCGCTCTCCGCGCCCCGCACCTCGACGGCTTCCTCGTCGGCCCCGGCCTCCACGGCCCGCACCCCGAAGGCATTCTCCTCGGTGTCCACCTTCGAGGCTGGCGCGCCGGCGAAGAAGGCTCCGACGACGCCGGTGCCCCCGCCGCAGGTGCCGGTAGAGGACGTGCCGCCGTCCAAGCCGGATCCCCGCTACGACGGCCTGAAGGACCAGGCGCTGATCAACGCGCTGCACGACGCGGTCAGCAAGCACAAGGACCTGGGCTACAACGGCGCGCGGAAGATCATCTTCACCACGCTCGACAACCACGACGGCAAGGTGAAGTGCGTCTACACGGGCAAGGAAGTGGTGACGAACAAGATTCCCAGCAGCAACGTGATGAACACCGAGCACACCTGGCCCCAGTCGAAGGGCGCCACGGGCGCGGCGAAGGCGGACCTGCACCACCTGTTCCCCACCGACAGCAAGGCCAACTCCATCCGGGGCAACTGGCCCTTCGGCACGGTGAAGAACGTGAAGTGGACGGAGAACGGCGCCAAGTTCGGCACCGACGAGAAGGGCCGCACCGTCTTCGAGCCGCCCGATGAGCACAAGGGCAACGTGGCGCGCGCGCTGTTCTACTTCTCCACCGTCTACAACAAGCACATCCCGGCGGACGACGAGGCCGTGCTCAAGCAGTGGAACACGCTGGACAAGGTCGACGCCGCGGAAGTGAAGCGCAACGACGCCATCGAGACCTACCAGCAGAACCGCAATCCCTTCGTGGACGACGCGTCGCTGGCCGACCGCATCGCGGACTTCTAG
- a CDS encoding SHOCT-like domain-containing protein, giving the protein MMDPEATPSSDASPSSRDGSQRHAIPWGQHAELELHALAATLVVSPLPEGEKPYLVTHGRVEARIQEHGRVTKVELVPREAGFLSLFWRQGGQAELFVPPDVKAKLQLDAGAVRIAGLKDCELELNTDAGTASLRDVHGKLTLRTGAGRIIGERVGGTFHVHAAAGAVKLDVDALDVGEHRIGTQVGAVELRLVSGLDLNISAHTSLGSTQTRYPSNPQAATTLLLETELGSVRVRESGRSRQEEAEGWEEDSLRWQRQAERWQRRAERHANQWAHAWANSWGAPSWSHHGPPHHRPQPPAPPPPPQPRGIPDEEMRRVLDLVEAGKLSAEDAQKLLKAMQR; this is encoded by the coding sequence ATGATGGACCCTGAAGCCACGCCGTCCTCCGACGCCTCGCCGTCCTCGCGCGACGGTTCCCAGCGCCACGCGATTCCGTGGGGACAGCACGCGGAGTTGGAGCTGCACGCGCTCGCCGCCACGCTCGTCGTGTCGCCGCTGCCGGAGGGAGAGAAGCCCTACCTGGTGACGCACGGCCGGGTGGAGGCGCGCATCCAGGAGCACGGCCGGGTGACGAAGGTGGAGCTGGTGCCACGCGAGGCGGGCTTCCTGTCGCTGTTCTGGCGCCAGGGCGGGCAGGCGGAGCTGTTCGTGCCGCCGGACGTGAAGGCGAAGCTCCAGCTGGACGCGGGCGCCGTTCGCATCGCGGGATTGAAGGACTGCGAGCTGGAGCTGAACACCGACGCGGGCACGGCGAGCCTGCGCGACGTGCACGGCAAGCTGACCCTGCGCACGGGCGCGGGCCGCATCATCGGAGAGCGCGTGGGCGGGACCTTCCACGTCCACGCCGCCGCGGGCGCGGTGAAGCTGGACGTGGACGCGCTGGACGTGGGCGAGCACCGCATCGGGACGCAGGTGGGCGCGGTGGAGCTGCGCCTGGTGTCCGGGCTGGACCTGAACATCTCCGCCCATACGTCGCTGGGCTCCACGCAGACGCGCTACCCGTCCAACCCCCAGGCGGCCACGACGCTCCTCTTGGAGACAGAGCTGGGCTCGGTGCGCGTGCGCGAATCGGGCCGCTCGCGCCAGGAGGAGGCGGAGGGCTGGGAGGAGGACTCGCTGCGCTGGCAGCGTCAGGCGGAGCGCTGGCAGCGCCGCGCGGAGCGCCACGCGAACCAGTGGGCCCACGCGTGGGCGAACTCGTGGGGCGCGCCGTCCTGGTCCCATCACGGCCCCCCGCACCACCGCCCGCAGCCCCCCGCGCCGCCCCCGCCCCCGCAGCCACGGGGCATCCCCGACGAGGAGATGCGCCGCGTGCTGGACCTGGTGGAAGCCGGCAAGCTCAGCGCGGAGGACGCCCAGAAGCTGCTCAAGGCGATGCAGCGTTAG
- a CDS encoding DUF2089 domain-containing protein, whose protein sequence is MTTPKPTWPVPTRCPVCGGGTVIERVRCDGCASAVEGRFTTGWVQQLSPEQLAFVRVFIACRGKIKDVEQALGLSYPTVVSRLDDVVEALGHAPGAAPPPPAPPPPPPPRERGSPRRAQILDDLAAGLIDADEAAQRLKKARE, encoded by the coding sequence ATGACGACTCCCAAGCCCACCTGGCCCGTGCCCACCCGCTGCCCCGTCTGTGGAGGCGGCACCGTCATCGAACGGGTCCGCTGCGACGGGTGCGCTTCCGCGGTGGAGGGGCGCTTCACGACTGGCTGGGTGCAGCAGCTGTCGCCGGAGCAGCTCGCGTTCGTGCGCGTGTTCATCGCGTGCCGGGGGAAGATCAAGGACGTGGAGCAGGCCCTGGGCCTCTCCTATCCGACGGTGGTGTCGCGGCTGGACGACGTGGTGGAGGCCCTGGGCCATGCGCCCGGAGCGGCCCCACCTCCGCCCGCTCCTCCGCCGCCGCCTCCTCCCCGTGAGCGCGGCTCCCCGCGCCGGGCGCAGATCCTCGATGACCTCGCGGCCGGGCTCATCGACGCGGACGAGGCCGCTCAACGACTCAAGAAGGCACGGGAGTAA
- a CDS encoding YqjF family protein, giving the protein MRPFLTATWRYLLMLNYEVDPAVLRPLVPRGTELDAWQGRTFASMVGFRFLDTRVRGLAVPFHRDFDEVNLRFYVRRLGPEGWRRGVVFVREIVPRLAIATVARVLYNEPYVACPMRHAVTMDGADTGAPGHVEYAWKSHGRWHQLSARTLGAPAQSAPGSQEEFITEHYWGYTAQRDGGCAEYRVEHPRWSVWRAQETAFDCDVARFYGPAFAGCLQGPPHSAFVATGSEVSVFPGNELPPLPSP; this is encoded by the coding sequence ATGCGCCCCTTCCTGACGGCGACGTGGCGGTACCTGCTGATGCTCAACTACGAGGTGGATCCGGCGGTGCTGCGGCCCCTCGTCCCCCGGGGCACGGAGCTCGACGCGTGGCAGGGCCGCACGTTCGCGAGCATGGTCGGCTTCCGCTTCCTCGACACGCGCGTGCGGGGACTCGCGGTGCCGTTCCACCGGGACTTCGATGAGGTGAACCTGCGCTTCTACGTGCGCCGCCTGGGCCCCGAGGGCTGGCGGCGCGGCGTGGTGTTCGTGCGCGAAATCGTGCCCCGGCTCGCCATCGCCACCGTGGCGCGCGTGCTCTACAACGAGCCCTACGTCGCGTGCCCCATGCGCCACGCCGTCACGATGGACGGCGCGGACACCGGCGCGCCCGGCCACGTCGAGTACGCCTGGAAGTCCCACGGCCGCTGGCACCAGCTGTCGGCGCGGACGCTCGGCGCACCGGCACAGAGCGCGCCCGGCTCCCAGGAGGAGTTCATCACCGAGCACTACTGGGGCTACACCGCCCAGCGCGACGGCGGCTGCGCCGAGTACCGCGTGGAGCACCCGCGATGGAGCGTCTGGCGCGCCCAGGAGACCGCCTTCGACTGCGACGTCGCCCGCTTCTACGGACCCGCCTTCGCCGGGTGCCTCCAGGGCCCGCCCCACTCCGCCTTCGTGGCCACCGGCTCCGAAGTGTCCGTCTTTCCAGGAAATGAACTCCCGCCCTTGCCAAGCCCGTAG